The window CGTGGTCGTCGCCGACGAGCCAGACGTTGTTGTCGACGTCCCAGGTGCCGCCGTCGAGGCTGAACCGGCCGGAGGTGACGAGGTGTTCGATGCGGGCGGCCATCAGAGCGTCACCACCGAGCGCAGGACGTCGCCGCCGTGCATCCGCTCGAAGGCCTTCTCCACGTCGTCGAGCCCGATGGTCTCGGTGACGAACGCCTCCAGGTCCAGGCGGCCCTGCAGATACAGGTTGATCAGCATGGGGAAGTCACGGTCGGGCAGGCAGTCGCCGTACCAGGAGGACTTCAGGGCGCCGCCGCGGCCGAAGACGTCGAGGAGGGGGAGTTCGAGTTTCATCTCCGGGGTGGGCACCCCGACCAGGACGACCGTGCCGGCCAGGTCGCGGGCGTAGAACGCCTGCTTGTACGTCTCCGGGCGGCCGACCGCCTCGATGACGACGTCGGCGCCGAAGCCCCCGGTCAGCTCGCGGATCGCCTCGACGGCGTCGGTGTCCTTGGAGTTGACCGTGTGGGTGGCGCCGATGCTCTTGGCGGTGGTCAGCTTCCGGTCGTCGATGTCGACGGCGATGATCTTCTCGGCGCCGGCCAGCCGGGACCCGGCGATGGCCGCGTCCCCGACACCGCCGCAGCCGATGACGGCGACGCTGTCGCCCCGGCCGACGTTGCCGGTGTTGATGGCGGCGCCGATGCCCGCCATGACGCCGCAGCCCAGCAGTCCGGCGACGGCCGGGGCGGCGGCCGGGTCGACCTTGGTGCACTGGCCGGCGGCGACGAGGGTCTTGTCCGCGAAGGCGCCGATACCGAGCGCCGGGGACAGCTCCTGGCCGGTCGAGGCGAGGGTCATCTTCTGCGTGGCGTTGTGGGTGCTGAAGCAGTACCAGGGGCGCCCGCGTCGACAGGCCCGGCAATTGCCGCACACGGCACGCCAGTTGAGGATCACGAAGTCGCCGGGGACGACGTCCGTGACACCTGCGCCGACCGACTCCACCACACCGGCGGCCTCATGGCCGAGCAGGAAGGGGAAGTCGTCGTTGATGCCGCCCTGCTTGTAGTGGAGGTCGGTGTGGCACACGCCGCACGCCTGCACCTTCACCACGGCCTCCCCCGGCCCCGGGTCGGGCACGACGATCGTCTCGATCCGCACCGGCTCGTTCCTGCCCGGTGCGATCACGCCGCGTACTTCCTGTGCCATGGTGAACCCAGCCCTTCCGTCGATCCGAGATCGGGCGGTCGCCCGCCCATGGTCACCCTACGGAGTGACCAGCCGGTACGGCCTCCGGAGGGGTTCGTGCGTCGCGCCGGACCGGCGCGCGCCACCTGGGCCGGGGAGCGTCGTCGTGCTCTGCACCGCCGGTGTGCTCGTACTCGTCGGGCGGGGGGCTCCTGTCGGTTCGGCAGCGCTCCCGTCCGGGCGTGCGGTCCGCCGGCCCGCGCCCCCGACGTAGGGTGAAGCTCCGCGCCCCGGTCCCCACTCCCCGACCGACCTGCCGAGGAGCCTCGTGAGCACCCCTGAGACCACGATCGAGCGACAGCCGCCCACCTGGCGGCTGTTGCTCGGTTATGTACGGCCCCACCGCTGGGCGCTGCTGCTGGGCGCGCTGCTGTCCCTCGTCACCGGCGCCACCGGCCTCGCGCTGCCGCTGGTGGCCCGGGAACTGATCGACGACCTCTCGCACGACCGGACCATCACCTGGGCGCTGGTCCTGATGTCCGTGCTGGTCGTCACCAACGCGGCGGTGGGCGCGGTGGGTTCGTACGTGCTGCGGCGCACCGCCGAGTCGGTGGTGCTCGGCGCGCGGCGCGCCCTGTCCTCCTATCTGCTGCGGCTGCGGATCACGGCGGTGGACCGCAGCGAGCCGGGCGACCTGATGGCGCGGATCACCTCCGACACCACGCTGCTGCGCGAGGTCACCACCGACACCCTGGTGGGCCTCGGCACCGGTGGGCTGACGCTGGTGGCGACGGTGGTGCTGATGGGGCTGGTGGACCCGGTGCTGCTGGGCGTCACCCTTGGCGTGATCGTGGGCGCGGGTGTGGTGTTCGGGGTGATCGTGCCCCGTATCAACCGGGCGAGCCGGGCCGCGCAGGACGCGGTCGGCGCGATGGGCGCCTCCCTGGAGCGGATCCTCGGCGCGCTGCGCACGGTGAAGGCGTCCGGCGCCGAGCACCGCGAGGAGGCGACGATCCACGCGGCGGCCGAGGAGTCGTGGCGGCAGAGCGTACGGGCCGCCAAGTGGTCGGCCGCCGCCGGGAACACGGCCGGGCTCGCCATGCAGATCGCCTTCATCACGGTGCTTGCGGTGGGCGGCGCCCGGGTCGCGACCGGCGCGATCGACGTGGGCACCCTGGTGGCGTTCCTGCTGTACGTCTTCTATCTGATGTCGCCGATACAGCAGGTCGTGGGCGCGATCACCCAGTACCAGACCGGTGCCGCCGCGCTCTCCCGCATCCAGGAGGCGCTGCGGCTGCCCGCCGAACCGGCCTCCGCGCCCGCTCCCCTGCCCTCCCCCGACGCCGCACCGGCCGCGCTCTCCTTCGACGAGGTCCGCTTCCGGTACGCCGACGATCTGCCGTACGTCCACCACGGGGTGACCTTCGAGGTCCCGGCGCGGGGCATGACGGCGTTCGTGGGGCCCTCGGGCGCGGGCAAGACGACGGTCTTCTCGCTCATCGAGCGGTTCTACGACCCCGAGGCCGGGCTGATCACCGTCGACGGCCGCGATGTCGCCGAGTGGGAGCTGTCCCGGCTGCGGTCCGCGATCGGTTACGTCGAGCAGGACGCGCCCGTGCTGTCCGGGAGCCTGCGCGACAACCTGCTCCTGGGCAACCCCCGCGCCGACGAGAGCGACCTCACGCGCGTGCTGAGGACGACCCGGCTGGACGGTCTGGTGGCCAAGCTGCCGCAGGGCCTGGAGACCCTGGTCGGCCACCGGGGCACCAAGCTGTCCGGCGGTGAACGCCAGCGCGTCG is drawn from Streptomyces bottropensis ATCC 25435 and contains these coding sequences:
- a CDS encoding S-(hydroxymethyl)mycothiol dehydrogenase; the protein is MAQEVRGVIAPGRNEPVRIETIVVPDPGPGEAVVKVQACGVCHTDLHYKQGGINDDFPFLLGHEAAGVVESVGAGVTDVVPGDFVILNWRAVCGNCRACRRGRPWYCFSTHNATQKMTLASTGQELSPALGIGAFADKTLVAAGQCTKVDPAAAPAVAGLLGCGVMAGIGAAINTGNVGRGDSVAVIGCGGVGDAAIAGSRLAGAEKIIAVDIDDRKLTTAKSIGATHTVNSKDTDAVEAIRELTGGFGADVVIEAVGRPETYKQAFYARDLAGTVVLVGVPTPEMKLELPLLDVFGRGGALKSSWYGDCLPDRDFPMLINLYLQGRLDLEAFVTETIGLDDVEKAFERMHGGDVLRSVVTL
- a CDS encoding ABC transporter ATP-binding protein translates to MSTPETTIERQPPTWRLLLGYVRPHRWALLLGALLSLVTGATGLALPLVARELIDDLSHDRTITWALVLMSVLVVTNAAVGAVGSYVLRRTAESVVLGARRALSSYLLRLRITAVDRSEPGDLMARITSDTTLLREVTTDTLVGLGTGGLTLVATVVLMGLVDPVLLGVTLGVIVGAGVVFGVIVPRINRASRAAQDAVGAMGASLERILGALRTVKASGAEHREEATIHAAAEESWRQSVRAAKWSAAAGNTAGLAMQIAFITVLAVGGARVATGAIDVGTLVAFLLYVFYLMSPIQQVVGAITQYQTGAAALSRIQEALRLPAEPASAPAPLPSPDAAPAALSFDEVRFRYADDLPYVHHGVTFEVPARGMTAFVGPSGAGKTTVFSLIERFYDPEAGLITVDGRDVAEWELSRLRSAIGYVEQDAPVLSGSLRDNLLLGNPRADESDLTRVLRTTRLDGLVAKLPQGLETLVGHRGTKLSGGERQRVAIARALLRRPRLLLLDEATSQLDAVNEAALRDTVADVARTTTVLVVAHRLSTVTMADRIVVMDAGRVRAVGTHRELVAADPLYAELAATQFLATAG